From the Takifugu flavidus isolate HTHZ2018 chromosome 12, ASM371156v2, whole genome shotgun sequence genome, one window contains:
- the si:ch1073-145m9.1 gene encoding uncharacterized protein si:ch1073-145m9.1 — translation MGFEILLYWPNIIGYVRIGLVFAAWAASETPSVFVPLHSVFIALDGVDGWLARRLDQSSRFGAWLDVVVDNVGRGMLWSRLFKWGWLVSTVEWCVFVCNHNARGDHWKDSFAASPRFVQAVMANGFRTPLGLWVVSGLHCLPLWLYMHHKGLMTHWLQLPVWIQGLGTFLLVTGRLLALSVEMWCIWTHVKYLTSDETPENKKSQ, via the exons ATGGGATTCGAGATTCTGCTTTACTGGCCAAATATTATCG ggTATGTCAGGATTGGCCTGGTGTTCGCTGCATGGGCTGCCTCTGAGACCCCATCAGTGTTTGTCCCCCTTCACTCAGTCTTCATCGCTCTGGATG GAGTGGACGGCTGGCTGGCGAGGCGTCTGGATCAGAGCTCCAGGTTTGGAGCTTGGTTGGATGTAGTGGTGGATAACGTGGGCAGAGGGATGCTGTGGAGCCGCTTGTTCAAG TGGGGTTGGCTGGTGAGCACTGTGGAATGGTGCGTGTTTGTCTGCAACCACAACGCCAGAGGCGACCACTGGAAGGACAGCTTTGCCGCCAGCCCTCGTTTCGTACAGGCCGTCATGGCAAACG GGTTTCGGACCCCTCTGGGCCTGTGGGTGGTGAGCGGGCTCCACTGCCTCCCCCTGTGGCTCTACATGCATCACAAGGGGTTGATGACCCACTGGCTGCAGCTGCCTGTCTGGATCCAGGGTCTGGGAACCTTTCTGCTGGTTACAGGGCGCCTGCTGGCTCTGTCTGTGGAG atgtggTGTATATGGACGCATGTTAAATATCTCACCAGTGACGAGAcaccagaaaataaaaagagccAGTGA